Proteins found in one Brachypodium distachyon strain Bd21 chromosome 5, Brachypodium_distachyon_v3.0, whole genome shotgun sequence genomic segment:
- the LOC100845455 gene encoding phenolic glucoside malonyltransferase 2, with product MSTVRIIETSFVSVPANAAPQPEPIRLTAMEAQWVVFPLLQHVLLYEGADTDTLPPFDAILQPLQSSLAATLRSGFAPLAGKLVHLEDTGDVALSCSASDSIKFVVAESDADICMLANDEEHDLHVLEKLVPEMDMGELPTPVLSVQATRFEGGLALGVKAHHAVADGRSLWTFVEAWAIACRGETPTAAAVSPSFDRSLVKLPDGEALARSVLRKWAPNLPLATTPPSIVDDRTRFTRRTFTMGTHDIQRLKHQILHLAEPNNTPLLSRPQSTFAAAVALAWTCFARCKPFAMDEDVFLFFLADARRRLDPPVDAGYIGVCLTGCLARLPARELRGERALAAAAAAVQDEVRKMAEDPLAGWDFMRLADTIPMDKVMNVSGSSGFRAYEVADFGWGKPRRTEPVRLNHDGQVALMGARDGHGVQVSVSLLQAAQMNQFKFHFLELLG from the exons ATGTCGACTGTGAGAATCATCGAAACCAGCTTCGTCAGCGTGCCGGCAAACGCCGCGCCGCAGCCGGAGCCGATCAGGCTCACGGCGATGGAAGCTCAGTGGGTCGTCTTCCCGCTGCTGCAGCACGTCCTGCTCTACGAGGGAGCCGACACCGACACGCTGCCGCCCTTCGACGCCATTCTCCAGCCCCTTCAATCCTCCCTCGCCGCGACTTTACGCAGCGGCTtcgcgccgctcgccggcaAGCTCGTGCATCTCGAGGACACTGGCGATGTCGCCCTCAGCTGCTCCGCCTCCGACAGCATAAAGTTCGTCGTCGCGGAGTCTGACGCCGACATCTGCATGCTCGCCAACGACGAGGAGCACGACCTGCACGTGCTGGAGAAGCTCGTACCGGAGATGGACATGGGCGAGCTGCCGACCCCCGTGCTGTCGGTGCAGGCCACGCGGTTCGAGGGCGGCTTGGCGCTCGGGGTGAAGGCGCACCATGCCGTCGCCGACGGGCGGTCGCTGTGGACCTTCGTGGAGGCGTGGGCGATAGCGTGCCGTGGCGAGACGCCGACGGCCGCGGCAGTATCGCCGTCCTTCGACCGCTCGCTCGTCAAGCTGCCCGATGGCGAAGCGCTCGCCAGGAGCGTCCTGCGGAAGTGGGCGCCCAATCTGCCTTTG GCGACAACGCCGCCGTCGATCGTGGACGACCGCACGCGGTTCACGCGCCGGACGTTCACCATGGGCACGCATGACATCCAGCGTCTCAAGCATCAAATCCTCCATCTCGCCGAACCCAACAACACGCCATTGTTGTCTCGTCCCCAGTCCACCTTCGCCGCGGCCGTCGCGCTCGCCTGGACGTGCTTCGCCAGGTGCAAGCCGTTCGCCATGGACGAGGACgtgttcctcttcttcctcgccgacgcccgccgccgcctcgacccTCCCGTGGACGCCGGATACATCGGCGTGTGTCTCACCGGGTGCCTCGCCAGGCTCCCGGCCAGGGAGCTCCGCGGCGAGCGAgcgcttgcggcggcggcggcggcggtgcaggATGAGGTTCGGAAGATGGCAGAGGACCCGCTCGCCGGGTGGGATTTCATGAGGCTTGCAGACACGATCCCGATGGACAAGGTGATGAACGTGTCGGGGTCTTCGGGGTTCAGGGCGTACGAGGTGGCCGACTTCGGGTGGGGAAAGCCCCGGCGGACGGAGCCGGTCAGGTTGAACCATGATGGTCAGGTGGCGCTGATGGGCGCCAGGGACGGCCATGGAGTCCAGGTGTCTGTCTCTTTGCTCCAGGCGGCGCAGATGAACCAGTTCAAGTTTCACTTCCTTGAGCTGCTGGGTTAA
- the LOC104585446 gene encoding myosin-M heavy chain isoform X2: MDQQPKMQREEEEEEGSLKESTGRRTEEEEPVDRREEEEKKGPQEPTTHPREAAADEEKEKEKEKEDKERSSDEDESMAAAAAVFLHPCSLLQYVVRALACRLGISDPFGGTGTKPSADSAAPPLGPSEEGQDADQKNPGTATGVITTSVRAVRRTRPPGPDNPVEGSGGNGGHHH, encoded by the exons ATGGATCAGCAGCCCAAGATGcagcgggaggaggaagaggaagaaggcagcCTCAAGGAATCGACGGGTCGGCGCACGGAGGAAGAGGAACCGGTGGATCGGcgtgaagaagaggagaagaagggcccTCAAGAACCGACGACGCACCcgcgcgaggcggcggcagatgaggagaaggagaaggagaaggagaaggaggacaAGGAGAGGAGCTCTGATGAAGACgaatccatggcggcggcggcggcggtgttctTGCACCCGTGCTCGCTGCTGCAGTACGTGGTCCGGGCCTTGGCCTGCCGCCTGGGCATCAGCGACCCGTTCGGGGGCACCGGCACGAAGCCAAGCGCTGACTCTGCTGCACCTCCTCTTGGTCCCTCTGAAGAAGGACAGGATGCAGACCAGAAAAATCCCGGCACTGCTACT GGTGTGATCACAACCAGCGTGCGGGCGGTGAGGAGGACGCGCCCGCCCGGGCCCGACAATCCGGTCGAAGGgagcggcggcaacggcgggCATCACCATTAG
- the LOC104585446 gene encoding myosin-M heavy chain isoform X1: MDQQPKMQREEEEEEGSLKESTGRRTEEEEPVDRREEEEKKGPQEPTTHPREAAADEEKEKEKEKEDKERSSDEDESMAAAAAVFLHPCSLLQYVVRALACRLGISDPFGGTGTKPSADSAAPPLGPSEEGQDADQKNPGTATGFYMQGVITTSVRAVRRTRPPGPDNPVEGSGGNGGHHH, translated from the exons ATGGATCAGCAGCCCAAGATGcagcgggaggaggaagaggaagaaggcagcCTCAAGGAATCGACGGGTCGGCGCACGGAGGAAGAGGAACCGGTGGATCGGcgtgaagaagaggagaagaagggcccTCAAGAACCGACGACGCACCcgcgcgaggcggcggcagatgaggagaaggagaaggagaaggagaaggaggacaAGGAGAGGAGCTCTGATGAAGACgaatccatggcggcggcggcggcggtgttctTGCACCCGTGCTCGCTGCTGCAGTACGTGGTCCGGGCCTTGGCCTGCCGCCTGGGCATCAGCGACCCGTTCGGGGGCACCGGCACGAAGCCAAGCGCTGACTCTGCTGCACCTCCTCTTGGTCCCTCTGAAGAAGGACAGGATGCAGACCAGAAAAATCCCGGCACTGCTACT GGGTTTTACATGCAGGGTGTGATCACAACCAGCGTGCGGGCGGTGAGGAGGACGCGCCCGCCCGGGCCCGACAATCCGGTCGAAGGgagcggcggcaacggcgggCATCACCATTAG
- the LOC100824648 gene encoding protein MIZU-KUSSEI 1 — MEHDAAVLDADALDVTPRGTKRTTTATMPTTRAPSMSSVDTILHLPTTPHNNKPSPTRASSGHALEEPSTRRRPARRSKPVRMFQNMCRSLPVLTLTAPAAARCGGLLHAPSASATATATASPSPSSSKNFLSAPVSAAAATLLLTSSFSRRPRRAMTGTLFGFRDGRVALALQENPRCRPALVVELALPTHALLRELSTTAGARIVLETEKRPDDDQEDDHGSNEGSLPLLEEPIWCMYCNGKRVGYAVRREPTEDDVAVLETLWAVSMGGGVLPGRSSSSSSAAGVDGGGADVGEMAYMRGSFEHVIGSRDSESLYMVGPHGGDCPELAVFFVRL; from the coding sequence atggagCACGATGCCGCCGTCTTGGACGCCGACGCCCTGGACGTCACCCCACGCGGGACGAAGAGAACAACGACGGCGACGATGCCGACCACGCGGGCGCCGTCCATGTCGTCCGTGGACACCATCCTCCACCTCCCCACCACGCCCCACAACAACAAGCCTTCCCCAACGCGCGCATCTTCTGGGCACGCGCTCGAGGAGCCCTCGACGCGCCGCAGGCCGGCGCGCAGGTCGAAGCCCGTCAGGATGTTCCAGAACATGTGCCGCTCGCTCCCCGTTCTCACGCTAaccgcgccggccgcggcccgCTGCGGCGGGCTCCTCCATGCCCCCAGCGcgtcggccacggccacggccaccgcgTCGCCCTCGCCATCGTCGTCGAAGAACTTTCTCAGCGCGCCTGTCTCGGCGGCTGCCGCGACGTTGTTATTGACGTCGTCCTTctcgcggcggccacggcgcgcCATGACCGGCACGCTCTTCGGGTTCCGGGACGGGCGcgtggcgctggcgctgcAGGAGAACCCGCGGTGCCGGCCGGCCCTCGTCGTGGAGCTCGCGCTCCCGACCCACGCGCTGCTCCGCGAGCTCAGCACCACGGCGGGGGCACGCATCGtgctcgagacggagaagcggCCGGACGATGATCAGGAAGATGATCACGGCAGTAACGAAGGGTCGTTGCCGCTGCTGGAGGAGCCGATCTGGTGCATGTACTGCAACGGGAAGAGGGTCGGGTACGCGGTGCGGCGGGAGCCCACGGAGGACGACGTGGCCGTGCTCGAGACGCTCTGGGCCGTGTccatgggcggcggcgtgctccccgggaggtcgtcgtcgtcgtcgtcagcgGCGGGTGttgacggaggaggagcggatGTTGGGGAGATGGCGTACATGCGCGGGAGCTTCGAGCATGTTATTGGGTCTAGGGACTCGGAGTCGCTGTACATGGTCGGCCCGCACGGCGGCGACTGCCCGGAGctcgccgtcttcttcgttAGGCTATGA
- the LOC100845758 gene encoding stress enhanced protein 2, chloroplastic, producing the protein MAAAAAAVRTIVCEAAPLQRPQQQPRRERDGGAGKIVLQPRLCTLRSYGAPGSGAAVTRRRLPGEGDDMEVASGGAPFFASLADYIDSSRKSQDFETISGRLAMVAFAAAVAVEATTGDSLFRKLDAVEIEEAAGVCLAVVASAATFAWVSSARGRIGRMLTLGCNSFVDALIDNVVDALFSDGQLQDWSDDV; encoded by the exons atggcggcggcggcggcggcggtgcgaaCGATCGTGTgcgaggcggcgccgctgcagaggccgcagcagcagccgaggCGGgagcgggacggcggcgcggggaagATCGTGCTGCAGCCCCGCCTCTGCACGCTCCGGTCGTACGGCGCCCCGGgaagcggcgccgccgtgacGCGGAGGCGGCTGCCGGGGGAAGGGGATGACATGGAGGTCGCGTCCGGCGGcgcgccgttcttcgcgtccCTGGCCGACTACATCGACAGCTCCCGCAAGAGCCAGGACTTCGAGACCATCTCCGGCCGCCTCGCCATG GTCGCGtttgcggcggcggtggcggtggaggcgaCGACGGGGGACTCGCTGTTCAGGAAGCTGGACGCGGTGGAgatcgaggaggcggcgggggtgtGCCTGGCCGTggtggcctccgccgccacgtTCGCGTGGGTCTCCAGCGCGCGGGGCCGGATCGGGCGGATGCTCACCCTGGGATGCAACTCCTTCGTCGACGCGCTCATCGACAACGTCGTCGACGCCCTCTTCTCCGACGGCCAGCTCCAGGACTGGTCCGACGACGTCTGA
- the LOC100846062 gene encoding uncharacterized protein LOC100846062, producing the protein MAIVAALVAPTADPRNPLKLAAGPQHRHWRVAAASSSSSPAAAASGVDLQALRSAIDKKDSNEAKRTLDELKELGWAKRWSSQPYMSRRTTSLRELTTLGIKNAENLAIPSVRNDAAFLFTVVGTTGFLAVLAGQLPGDWGFFVPYLTGSISLIVLAVGSVSPGLLQVAIGSFSAVFPDYQERIARHEAAHFLVAYLTGLPILGYSLDIGKEHVNLVDEQLQKLIYSGQLDQKELDRLAVVSMAGLAAEGLEYDKVVGQSADLFTLQRFLNRTKPPLSKDQQQNLTRWAVLIAASLLKNNKAAHDALVSAMSEKASVLGCIEAIENAS; encoded by the exons ATGGCGATCGTGGCCGCCCTCGTCGCGCCCACCGCGGACCCCCGGAATCCACtcaagctcgccgccggccctcAGCATCGCCACTGGCGCGTCGCCGCGgcctcgtcttcgtcttccccggcggcggcggcgtccggggTGGACCTCCAGGCGCTGCGGTCCGCCATCGATAAG AAGGACAGCAACGAGGCCAAGCGGACGCTGGACGAGCTGAAGGAGCTCGGGTGGGCCAAGCGGTGGAGCTCGCAGCCGTACATGTCGCGCCGCACG ACATCTCTGAGGGAGCTCACTACCCTTGGGATCAAGAACGCCGAGAACCTCGCCATCCCAAGTGTTAGGAACGAT GCAGCGTTTTTGTTCACAGTTGTCGGTACCACCGGATTCTTGGCCGTCCTTGCAGGCCAGCTCCCTGGG GATTGGGGCTTCTTTGTTCCCTACTTGACTGGAAGCATTTCATTGATAGTATTGGCTGTCGGAAGTGTTTCCCCAGG TCTTCTGCAGGTCGCCATTGGATCTTTTTCTGCTGTCTTTCCTGACTATCAAGAGAGAATTGCTAGGCATGAAGCAGCTCATTTTTTGG TTGCATACTTGACTGGCCTACCTATTCTGGGATATTCTTTGGACATTGGAAAGGAGCATGTTAATTTGGTCGATGAGCAGTTACAAAAGCTAATATACAGTGGCCAGCTTGATCAAAAGGAATTGGACAG GTTAGCTGTAGTGTCAATGGCCGGACTGGCTGCTGAAGGTCTAGAGTACGACAAAGTTGTTGGCCAGTCAGCAGATCTTTTCACCCTTCAG AGATTTCTGAACAGGACTAAACCACCGCTAAGCAAAGATCAGCAGCAAAACCTTACAAGATGGGCT GTCCTGATTGCTGCGTCACTTCTGAAGAACAACAAAGCGGCCCATGATGCCCTCGTTTCTGCTATGTCGGAGAAGGCCAGCGTGCTCGGGTGCATCGAAGCGATAGAGAATGCCTCTTGA
- the LOC100846369 gene encoding uncharacterized aarF domain-containing protein kinase At1g71810, chloroplastic — MLLLRPLPAPALRVKPTARRPPPRRRRPPRLRASASSVGSSEEDAFTRCSGYLFEAGVANAEGELPTAYDINGIAAVYRRRPLLVLRRSLQIGASFGRWFALRYLDSVNERADDMFEIRAAQLRRILLELGPAFVKIAQAVSSRPDVIPPAYLDQLSLLQDRIAPFSTEVAFNIIEKELAMPLDMIFSEISPEPVAAASLGQVYQARLCSNGKIVAVKVQRPGVQAAISLDIYILRFLAGVARKARKLNTDLQAVLDEWASSLFREMDYRAEARNGLKFRELYGKLRDVLVPEMYLEQTRRRVLIMEWVEGERLSEVRDQYLVEVGVYCSLSQLLDYGFYHADPHPGNLLRTVDGKLAYLDFGMMGEFRQELRDGFIEACLHLVNRDFDGLAKDFITLGLLPATAQKDEVTKALTGVFESAVNKGVQNISFGDLSGNLGQTMYKFKFQIPSYFSLVIRSLAVLEGIAISFNPNYKVLSSSYPWIARKVLTDSSPNLRSTLYTLLYKDGTFQIDRLESLLTESLRARTEQSLVRNQEDNYSSRFAIKQVLSFTLTEQGAFVKDLLLQEIAKGLDALGVATLSSVTSAAVSRFPFAPSPSPSLNNEEVTNLRNLYRLLLLLSKAPQKENSSSAPGYDSTREKGDDSTDDISLVLYEMRSLTEFLPVLSVIPELPPESQQQFLLLPADLTNRVLSRAVARTIRTMFI; from the exons ATGCTTCTGCTCCGCCCGCTCCCTGCACCTGCCCTGCGGGTGAAGCCCACCGCGCGGAGACCACCgcctcgccgacgacgacCGCCGCGTCTTCGCGCTTCAGCCTCCAGCGTCGGTAGCTCCGAGGAGGACGCCTTCACCAGGTGCTCCGGGTACCTCTTCGAGGCGGGCGTGGCcaacgccgagggggagcttCCCACCGCGTACGATATCAACGGCATCGCGGCCGTCTACCGCCGCAGGCCGCTCCTCGTGCTCCGGCGCTCGCTGCAGATTGGGGCCTCCTTCGGCCGCTGGTTCGCGCTGCGGTACCTCGACAGCGTCAACGAGCGCGCGGACGACATGTTCGAG ATCAGGGCTGCTCAGCTTAGGAGGATACTACTGGAACTTGGCCCG GCATTCGTGAAGATTGCACAAGCAGTTTCGTCACGGCCG GATGTGATTCCTCCCGCATACCTTGATCAACTTTCACTACTTCAAGACCGTATAGCACCATTTTCAACTGAGGTTGCTTTTAATATTATAGAAAAGGAGCTTGCGATGCCACTGGACATGATTTTCTCTGAAATATCACCAGAGCCTGTTGCCGCTGCATCTCTAGGGCAG GTTTACCAGGCTAGACTATGTTCCAACGGGAAGATTGTTGCTGTTAAAGTACAAAGGCCTGGAGTTCAAGCCGCAATTTCCCTGGATATCTATATCTTGAGGTTCCTTGCTGGTGTTGCCAGGAAGGCCCGCAAGCTGAACACAGACCTTCAG GCTGTGCTTGACGAATGGGCATCAAGCCTATTTCGG GAGATGGATTACAGAGCAGAAGCGAGAAATGGACTTAAGTTCAG GGAATTATACGGGAAACTTAGAGATGTGCTGGTTCCAGAAATGTATCTGGAACAGACGAGAAGACGAGTCCTTATCATGGAATGGGTTGAG GGGGAAAGGTTATCAGAAGTCAGAGATCAATATTTGGTTGAG GTTGGAGTGTACTGTTCACTTTCCCAGCTTTTGGACTATGGATTTTATCATGCAGACCCACATCCTGGAAATCTTTTGCGTACAGTTGATGGGAAACTAGCATACTTAG ATTTTGGGATGATGGGAGAATTCCGACAAGAACTCCGTGATGGATTTATTGAAGCTTGTCTACATCTTGTTAACCGAGATTTTGATGgtttagcaaaagattttattACTCTTGG TTTGCTTCCTGCAACTGCTCAGAAAGATGAAGTGACAAAGGCATTGACAG GTGTATTTGAAAGTGCTGTTAACAAAGGAGTTCAAAATATAAGCTTTGGAGATCTGTCAGGAAATCTTGGGCAAACTAT GTACAAATTCAAGTTTCAGATACCTTCATACTTCTCTCTTGTAATTCGAAG CCTTGCCGTCTTGGAAGGCATTGCGATCAGCTTCAATCCCAACTACAAAGTCTTGAGCAGTTCATACCCATGGATTGCAAGAAAAGTTCTCACTGACAGCTCACCAAATCTTCGATCAACGTTGTACACTCTACTTTATAAG GATGGCACTTTCCAGATTGATCGCTTGGAATCTTTGTTAACAGAG TCGCTCCGGGCCAGAACAGAACAGTCCTTAGTCAGAAATCAAGAAGATAATTATAGTTCAAGATTTGCAATTAAACAAGTCCTGTCATTTACACTCACTGAACAG GGTGCCTTTGTGAAAGATTTACTTCTTCAGGAGATTGCTAAG GGACTAGATGCCCTTGGAGTTGCCACATTAAGTTCTGTGACATCTGCTGCAGTCTCCAGATTTCCCTTTGCACCATCCCCATCACCCTCACTGAACAACGAGGAGGTCACTAACTTGAGAAATCTATATCGTCTTCTGCTACTTTTATCCAAGGCTCCTCAGAAGGAAAATTCATCATCA GCTCCTGGATATGACAGCACTAGGGAGAAGGGAGATGATAGCACAGATGATATTTCTCTTGTGTTATATGAAATGAGGTCTCTTACAGAGTTTTTGCCAGTTCTTTCTGTCATTCCTGAG CTTCCACCAGAGTCCCAACAGCAGTTTCTCCTCCTGCCTGCGGACTTAACTAATCGTGTTTTATCCCGTGCTGTTGCAAGAACCATCAGAACAATGTTCATATGA
- the LOC100846674 gene encoding shikimate kinase 3, chloroplastic — MDASVGLRATPRASSWAGQHKPHGAFFSGRVPASLTSEKPAQRPLVLGSGTPMRSMEPVRGARFKGLCCKKSAGTEKVHYSADEALILKQKAEDVLPCLNDRCVYLVGMMGSGKTTVGKIIAEVLGYSFFDSDKLVEQAVGISSVAEIFQVHSEAFFRDNESEVLRDLSSMHRLVVATGGGAVIRPINWSYMRKGLTIWLDVPLDALARRIAAVGTASRPLLHQESGDTYAKAYAKLTALLEKRMDSYANADARVSLENVAFKHGHDDVNVLTPSAIAIEALLKMESFLTEKAMVRN; from the exons ATGGACGCCAGTGTGGGTCTCCGGGCGACGCCCCGTGCCTCCTCCTGGGCCGGACAACATAAGCCGCAcggcgccttcttctccgggaGAGTCCCGGCGAGTCTCACGTCGGAGAAGCCGGCGCAGCGGCCGCTGGTTTTGGGCTCCGGCACGCCGATGAGGAGCATGGAACCGGTCCGTGGAGCCAGATTCAAGGGCCTTTGTTGCAAGAAATCGGCAG GTACGGAGAAAGTCCATTATTCTGCTGATGAAGCTCTAATACTAAAG CAAAAAGCAGAGGATGTGCTCCCTTGCTTGAATGACCGTTGTGTTTACCTAGTTG GAATGATGGGTTCTGGCAAAACTACAGTTGGGAAGATCATAGCTGAAGTATTAGGCTATTCATTCTTTGACAG CGATAAGTTGGTTGAGCAGGCTGTTGGTATATCTTCTGTTGCTGAGATTTTTCAGGTCCACAGTGAAGCATTCTTCAGAGATAACGAG AGTGAGGTGCTAAGGGATTTGTCATCAATGCATCGATTAGTTGTTGCAACTGGAGGTGGTGCTGTGATACGACCAATCAATTG GAGCTATATGAGGAAAGGGCTAACAATCTGGTTAGATGTCCCACTGGATGCGCTTGCAAGAAGGATTGCTGCAGTTGGAACAGCTTCTCGGCCCCTGTTGCATCAGGAATCTGGTGATACTTATGCAAAA GCTTATGCAAAGCTTACAGCACTTCTTGAAAAAAGAATGGACTCATATGCTAATGCTGATGCTAGAGTTTCTCTTGAAA ATGTCGCATTCAAACATGGACATGATGATGTCAACGTACTTACACCAAGTGCCATTGCCATCGAG GCATTGCTAAAGATGGAGAGTTTTCTTACGGAGAAGGCCATGGTCAGAAACTGA